A single Rubrivivax gelatinosus IL144 DNA region contains:
- a CDS encoding thioredoxin family protein, whose product MRRLIACLALAAATVSASAAEPAYDERADAPAQVAAALQAAAGTHQPVLVVFGANWCGDCKVLDMAFKQGAAAPLIASRFKVVKVDVGRFDHNLALAERYGVPLKHGIPAVAVLSPEGRVLYVTKAGELANARQMDDRAIYDFFAAHAGAR is encoded by the coding sequence ATGCGACGCCTGATTGCCTGCCTGGCCCTCGCGGCCGCCACCGTCTCGGCCAGCGCGGCCGAGCCGGCCTATGACGAACGTGCCGACGCGCCGGCGCAGGTCGCCGCCGCACTGCAGGCCGCTGCCGGCACGCACCAGCCGGTGCTGGTCGTCTTCGGCGCCAACTGGTGCGGCGACTGCAAGGTGCTGGACATGGCCTTCAAGCAGGGCGCCGCGGCGCCGCTGATCGCCAGCCGCTTCAAGGTCGTCAAGGTCGACGTCGGCCGCTTCGACCACAACCTCGCGCTCGCCGAACGCTACGGCGTGCCGCTCAAGCATGGCATCCCGGCGGTGGCCGTGCTCTCGCCCGAGGGCCGCGTGCTTTACGTCACCAAGGCCGGCGAGCTGGCCAACGCGCGCCAGATGGACGACCGCGCGATCTACGACTTCTTCGCCGCCCACGCGGGCGCGCGCTGA
- a CDS encoding DUF3325 family protein — protein sequence MSESTSMLIAATLAALAGFAWLALAMDEHWQRVQGGSATPPRRPLRVLGAAGVVASLAACLRADPPSMAVLVWLMLLAAAALAVAFALAWRPALLRLAWPRWR from the coding sequence ATGTCTGAGAGCACCTCGATGCTGATCGCGGCGACGCTGGCGGCGTTGGCCGGCTTCGCCTGGCTGGCGCTGGCGATGGACGAGCACTGGCAGCGGGTGCAGGGCGGCTCGGCGACCCCGCCGCGGCGGCCGCTGCGGGTGCTGGGCGCCGCCGGCGTCGTGGCGTCGCTCGCGGCCTGTCTGCGTGCCGACCCGCCGAGCATGGCCGTGCTGGTCTGGCTGATGCTGCTGGCGGCCGCAGCGCTGGCCGTCGCCTTCGCACTGGCCTGGCGCCCGGCGCTGCTGCGCCTGGCCTGGCCGCGGTGGCGCTGA
- a CDS encoding PepSY-associated TM helix domain-containing protein yields the protein MFANFRLAMAWLHTWFGLVLGYVLAVAFFFGALSVFDREIDRWAIPQTRFEAQPMPSFDRMLRPIFEQMQPDAENVRALRGLVDGPLPERWDRIESWGAYTTHRDPVLSVFASYEVPNARDPEQVVWGTRTIDPRSGQALPDDRLKIGSRFFYPLHYSLNLHWKDLGTWIVGLAALVMLAALVSGVVMHRRLFREFFTFRPWKSLGRSTLDLHNLSGVAALPFHFFFAFTGLVIFAGLYFPVAHTQLHELHELHERIEAAETGLPHERAGVAAPLASVDAMVAQAQKRWAERGRAGEMGFLWLQHVGDANGYVSIYRAGTDRIALTGEGMHFKASTGELLREDPPRTAVDSVNEFLTGLHLQHFRHWLLRWLYVLGGLLGAVCIATGFVLFVEKRKRQHARDGSQGARVVDALAVATVTGMLVATAAILVANRLLPEDLPARGTWEQGVFWGAWALAALHAAWRSAPVAQARPNPAWREQCVAIAVLAVAAVLLNAVTTGDHLLKTLSEPYWPVAGLDLALLATAVIAAGVARRLSRRQRGAAHAPRALPEAGHV from the coding sequence ATGTTCGCCAACTTCCGCCTCGCGATGGCCTGGCTGCACACCTGGTTCGGTCTGGTGCTGGGCTACGTGCTCGCCGTCGCCTTCTTCTTCGGCGCGCTGTCGGTCTTCGACCGCGAGATCGACCGCTGGGCCATTCCCCAGACGCGCTTCGAGGCCCAGCCGATGCCGTCCTTCGACCGCATGCTGCGGCCGATCTTCGAGCAGATGCAGCCCGATGCCGAGAACGTGCGCGCGCTGCGCGGCCTGGTCGACGGGCCGCTGCCCGAACGCTGGGACCGCATCGAATCCTGGGGCGCCTACACGACGCACCGCGACCCGGTGCTGTCGGTCTTCGCGTCCTACGAGGTGCCCAATGCACGCGACCCCGAGCAGGTGGTCTGGGGCACGCGCACGATCGACCCGCGCAGCGGCCAGGCACTGCCCGACGACCGTCTGAAGATCGGCAGCCGCTTTTTCTACCCGCTGCACTACAGCCTGAACCTGCACTGGAAGGACCTGGGCACCTGGATCGTCGGCCTGGCGGCGCTGGTGATGCTGGCGGCGCTGGTCAGTGGCGTCGTCATGCACCGCCGGCTGTTCCGCGAGTTCTTCACCTTCCGGCCCTGGAAGAGCCTGGGCCGCTCGACGCTGGACTTGCACAACCTGAGCGGCGTCGCGGCGCTGCCTTTCCACTTCTTCTTCGCCTTCACCGGGCTGGTGATCTTCGCCGGGCTGTACTTCCCGGTGGCCCACACCCAGCTGCACGAGCTGCACGAGCTGCACGAGCGCATCGAGGCCGCCGAGACCGGGCTGCCGCACGAGCGTGCCGGCGTCGCCGCGCCGCTGGCCTCTGTCGACGCGATGGTCGCGCAGGCGCAGAAGCGCTGGGCCGAGCGCGGGCGCGCCGGCGAGATGGGCTTCCTGTGGCTGCAGCACGTCGGCGACGCCAACGGCTACGTCAGCATCTACCGCGCCGGCACCGACCGCATCGCGCTGACCGGCGAAGGCATGCACTTCAAGGCCTCGACCGGCGAGCTGCTGCGCGAGGACCCGCCGCGCACGGCCGTGGACAGCGTCAACGAGTTCCTGACCGGGCTGCACCTGCAGCACTTCCGCCATTGGCTGCTGCGCTGGCTGTACGTGCTGGGCGGGCTGCTGGGCGCGGTCTGCATCGCCACCGGCTTCGTGCTCTTCGTCGAGAAGCGCAAGCGCCAGCACGCCCGCGACGGCAGCCAGGGCGCACGCGTCGTCGACGCGCTGGCGGTGGCCACCGTCACCGGCATGCTGGTGGCGACGGCGGCGATCCTCGTCGCCAACCGGCTGCTGCCCGAGGACCTGCCGGCGCGCGGGACCTGGGAGCAGGGCGTGTTCTGGGGCGCCTGGGCGCTGGCCGCGCTGCACGCCGCCTGGCGCAGCGCGCCGGTGGCGCAGGCGCGGCCCAACCCGGCCTGGCGCGAGCAGTGCGTCGCCATCGCCGTGCTCGCCGTGGCCGCGGTGCTGCTGAACGCCGTGACCACCGGCGACCACCTGCTGAAGACGCTGTCCGAACCCTACTGGCCGGTGGCCGGCCTGGACCTGGCGCTGCTGGCCACGGCCGTCATCGCCGCGGGCGTGGCGCGGCGGCTGTCGCGCCGCCAGCGCGGCGCCGCCCATGCGCCGCGTGCGCTGCCGGAGGCCGGCCATGTCTGA
- a CDS encoding TonB-dependent siderophore receptor, protein MSSGPSLAAHRPFVRHPLAHAVVLACLACAALPAARAQTAAPAAAVQVDIPAGTLDQVLNRFAARAGFMITIDAALTAGKSSPGLAGRYGVADGLSTILAGSGLQAVGQAGGGWLLRAAPAQAPAVVQADAAALPTITAVANQLGEVTEGSGHYTPGAIATATRLVLTPRETPQTVSVVTRQEMDDFGLTTIDEVMAHTPGVSIVTYDTERTEYFARGFAIQNFQYDGIPMRRDSSYSAGNTLSDMAIYDRVEVLKGATGLLTGSGEPGATINLIRKKPTREFQGQASLGLGSWSDLRGQVDVGGAIDEAGRVRARGVAAYQHKDSQLDGHERKTAVLYGVVEADLTPSTLLTVGADLQNNDPTRSTWGGIPIFKADGSFNDRPRSFNNGADWSHWDQYTRTVFATVEHFFDNDWVLKAQFNHQINGYDAELGSAASGFPDPLNGSGVSTWEGKYVGKTVADALDLYASGPFQLLGRRHELVAGGSLSKRRWTNRGYWAGSTEIADYDAWNGRLPEPDWDALTPSRNRETTRENGLYGAVRWNLRDDLKLISGARVLNYDGPDIDESGVVVPYLGAVYDLDKRVSLYASGTTIFMPQSAQTEAGKTLDPQEGRNLEAGVKAEFFGGRLNASAAVFHLKQDNYAEATGGLTPGGGTAYRAIDGVGTKGFELELSGQLAPNWQLHAGYSHKVSRQDGKKVSTLTPENQFSLYGSWKPAAVPGLTLGGGTRWQDKTWGDVSHPTLGTVRHEVDGYWVVDAMASYSFSPRLTGRLNVTNLFDKKYYTIFSWYSTYTWGEARAVALNLDYRF, encoded by the coding sequence ATGTCTTCCGGCCCATCTCTCGCCGCGCACCGCCCGTTCGTGCGCCATCCGCTGGCACATGCCGTCGTGCTCGCCTGCCTTGCCTGTGCCGCGCTGCCCGCGGCGCGCGCCCAGACCGCCGCGCCGGCGGCCGCCGTCCAGGTGGACATCCCCGCCGGTACGCTGGACCAGGTGCTGAACCGCTTCGCCGCGCGCGCCGGTTTCATGATCACGATCGACGCCGCGCTCACCGCCGGCAAGTCCAGCCCGGGGCTGGCCGGGCGCTACGGCGTCGCTGACGGCCTGTCGACCATCCTCGCCGGCAGCGGCCTGCAGGCCGTGGGCCAGGCCGGCGGCGGCTGGCTGCTGCGTGCCGCGCCGGCGCAGGCGCCGGCGGTGGTGCAAGCCGATGCGGCCGCGCTGCCGACGATCACCGCGGTCGCCAACCAGCTCGGCGAGGTCACCGAAGGCAGCGGCCACTACACGCCCGGCGCCATCGCCACCGCCACGCGCCTGGTGCTGACGCCGCGCGAGACGCCGCAGACCGTCAGCGTCGTCACGCGCCAGGAGATGGACGACTTCGGCCTGACGACGATCGACGAGGTCATGGCGCACACGCCGGGCGTCAGCATCGTCACCTACGACACCGAGCGCACCGAGTACTTCGCACGCGGCTTCGCGATCCAGAACTTCCAGTACGACGGCATCCCGATGCGCCGCGACTCCTCGTACTCGGCCGGCAACACGCTCAGCGACATGGCGATCTACGACCGTGTCGAGGTCTTGAAGGGCGCGACCGGCCTGCTCACCGGCAGCGGCGAACCGGGTGCGACGATCAACCTGATCCGCAAGAAGCCGACGCGCGAGTTCCAGGGCCAGGCCAGCCTCGGCCTCGGCTCGTGGAGCGACCTGCGTGGCCAGGTCGACGTCGGCGGTGCGATCGACGAGGCCGGCCGCGTGCGCGCCCGCGGCGTCGCCGCCTACCAGCACAAGGACTCGCAGCTCGACGGCCACGAACGCAAGACCGCGGTGCTCTACGGCGTCGTCGAGGCCGACCTGACGCCGTCGACGCTGCTGACCGTCGGCGCCGACCTGCAGAACAACGACCCGACGCGCTCGACCTGGGGCGGCATCCCGATCTTCAAGGCCGACGGCAGCTTCAACGACCGGCCGCGGTCGTTCAACAACGGCGCCGACTGGAGCCACTGGGACCAGTACACGCGCACCGTCTTCGCCACCGTCGAGCACTTCTTCGACAACGACTGGGTGCTCAAGGCGCAGTTCAACCACCAGATCAACGGCTACGACGCCGAGCTGGGTTCGGCGGCCTCGGGCTTTCCCGATCCGCTGAACGGCAGCGGCGTGTCCACCTGGGAAGGCAAGTACGTCGGCAAGACGGTGGCCGACGCGCTCGACCTCTACGCCAGCGGCCCGTTCCAGCTGCTCGGCCGCCGCCACGAGCTGGTGGCCGGCGGCAGCCTCAGCAAGCGCCGCTGGACCAACCGCGGCTACTGGGCCGGCAGCACCGAGATCGCCGACTACGACGCCTGGAACGGCCGGCTGCCCGAACCCGACTGGGACGCGCTGACGCCGTCGCGCAACCGCGAGACCACGCGCGAGAACGGCCTGTACGGCGCCGTGCGCTGGAACCTGCGCGACGACCTGAAGCTGATCAGCGGCGCGCGCGTGCTGAACTACGACGGCCCGGACATCGACGAGTCGGGCGTGGTCGTGCCTTATCTGGGCGCGGTCTACGACCTGGACAAGCGTGTTTCGCTCTACGCCAGCGGGACGACGATCTTCATGCCGCAGTCGGCGCAGACCGAAGCCGGCAAGACGCTGGACCCGCAGGAGGGCCGCAACCTGGAGGCCGGAGTCAAGGCCGAGTTCTTCGGCGGCCGGCTCAACGCCAGCGCCGCGGTCTTCCACCTGAAGCAGGACAACTACGCCGAAGCCACCGGCGGCCTGACGCCGGGCGGGGGCACGGCCTATCGTGCGATCGACGGCGTCGGCACCAAGGGCTTCGAACTCGAGCTCTCGGGCCAGCTGGCGCCGAACTGGCAGCTGCACGCCGGCTACAGCCACAAGGTCTCGCGCCAGGACGGCAAGAAGGTCTCGACGCTGACGCCCGAGAACCAGTTCAGCCTGTACGGCAGCTGGAAGCCGGCGGCCGTGCCCGGCCTGACGCTGGGCGGCGGCACGCGCTGGCAGGACAAGACCTGGGGCGACGTGAGCCACCCGACGCTGGGCACCGTGCGTCACGAGGTCGACGGCTACTGGGTCGTCGACGCGATGGCCAGCTACAGCTTCAGCCCGCGGCTCACCGGGCGGCTGAACGTCACCAACCTGTTCGACAAGAAGTACTACACGATCTTCAGCTGGTACAGCACCTACACCTGGGGCGAGGCGCGCGCCGTCGCGCTGAACCTGGACTACCGCTTCTGA
- a CDS encoding FecR domain-containing protein, whose amino-acid sequence MTEAADSRLDPVQRAALEWQVSFWSGQAGEAEQRAFDAWLAADPRHREAWARVQRVGGRLHALQGDAAAAALRAAGAPAGRRRVLRGLLLLVGAGGTAAVVRRTPQWQLAAAAESTAPGERRELTLADGSRLTLNTATALDLRLDAAVRRVLLRAGEVHVATAPDPAHRPFYVDTREGSVQALGTRFTVRLLDAGVRVQVFDGAVEVRPRNGGAPRRLAAGEQGVFDAQAAHAPETLDDSASGWMRGLLIAERLRLADFAAELGRYRRGVLRCDPEVAELRVSGVFPTGDTDAVLRSLVRALPVRVTLATRYWVRISGAGR is encoded by the coding sequence ATGACTGAGGCCGCCGACAGCCGGCTCGACCCGGTGCAGCGCGCCGCGCTCGAGTGGCAGGTGAGCTTCTGGTCGGGCCAGGCCGGCGAAGCCGAGCAGCGTGCCTTCGACGCCTGGCTCGCGGCCGACCCTCGCCACCGCGAGGCCTGGGCGCGGGTGCAGCGCGTCGGCGGCCGGCTGCACGCGCTGCAGGGCGATGCCGCCGCCGCGGCGCTGCGTGCGGCGGGCGCGCCCGCCGGCCGCCGCCGCGTGCTGCGCGGCCTGCTGCTGCTGGTGGGCGCCGGCGGCACGGCAGCCGTCGTGCGCCGCACCCCGCAGTGGCAGCTGGCGGCCGCGGCCGAAAGCACCGCGCCCGGCGAACGCCGCGAGCTGACGCTGGCCGACGGCAGCCGGCTGACGCTGAACACGGCGACCGCGCTCGACCTGCGCCTGGACGCCGCCGTGCGCCGCGTCCTGCTGCGTGCCGGCGAGGTCCATGTCGCCACCGCGCCCGACCCGGCGCACAGGCCGTTCTACGTCGACACGCGCGAAGGCAGCGTGCAGGCGCTGGGCACACGCTTCACGGTGCGCCTGCTGGACGCCGGCGTGCGCGTGCAGGTCTTCGACGGCGCGGTCGAGGTCCGCCCGCGCAATGGCGGTGCGCCGCGCCGGCTGGCCGCCGGCGAGCAAGGTGTGTTCGACGCCCAGGCGGCGCATGCGCCGGAGACGCTGGACGACAGCGCCTCGGGCTGGATGCGTGGCCTGCTGATCGCCGAACGCCTGCGCCTGGCCGACTTCGCCGCCGAACTGGGCCGCTACCGCCGCGGCGTGCTGCGCTGCGACCCCGAGGTCGCCGAACTGCGCGTCTCCGGCGTCTTCCCGACCGGAGATACCGACGCCGTGCTGCGCTCGCTGGTGCGTGCGCTGCCGGTGCGCGTGACGCTGGCCACGCGCTACTGGGTCCGCATCTCCGGGGCCGGGCGATGA
- a CDS encoding sigma-70 family RNA polymerase sigma factor, with amino-acid sequence MHAVAEPALQQQVRALYGEHHGWLHGWLRRRLGCADHAADLAHDTYLRLLVSGRTPPPGQARPHLMQIAKGLVIDRHRRQLVEQAYLDAIAAQPSALAPSPEARAIALQALLRIDAALSALAPAVREVFLLSQFDGLTYAEIAARQGIAVATVRKYMLKALEACFLAFDGDD; translated from the coding sequence GTGCACGCCGTCGCCGAACCCGCCCTGCAACAGCAAGTCCGCGCGCTCTACGGCGAGCACCACGGCTGGCTGCACGGCTGGCTGCGCCGGCGCCTGGGCTGTGCCGACCACGCCGCCGACCTGGCGCACGACACCTATCTGCGCCTGCTCGTCAGCGGCCGCACGCCGCCGCCGGGCCAGGCGCGGCCGCACCTGATGCAGATCGCCAAGGGCCTGGTGATCGACCGCCACCGGCGCCAGCTCGTCGAGCAGGCCTACCTGGATGCGATCGCGGCCCAGCCGTCGGCGCTGGCACCGTCGCCCGAGGCGCGTGCGATCGCGCTCCAGGCGCTGCTGCGCATCGACGCCGCGCTCAGCGCGCTGGCACCGGCGGTGCGCGAGGTATTCCTGCTGTCGCAGTTCGACGGCCTGACCTACGCCGAGATCGCCGCGCGCCAGGGCATCGCGGTGGCGACGGTGCGCAAGTACATGCTGAAGGCGCTGGAAGCCTGCTTTCTCGCCTTCGACGGCGATGACTGA
- a CDS encoding TonB-dependent siderophore receptor gives MSSITDRPRRPLASLALAAALACALPLAPTLLPAAQAASADYDIPAGPLETALNRFGREAGILLSFPSELVAGRQSPGLRGRHEVGAALELLLRGTGLQAREQPQGGWALVRRGADGAAAEALPAITARAAAETATGPVRGYVARRSATATKTDTALLDTPQSVSVVGAERIEALGATRLGEVLAYTPGVDATIYGNDSRYDWIAVRGFETLTPGYYLDGLQLRNNAWWAVWQTENYGVERIEIQRGPASVLWGQNGPGGMVNMVSKRPGADLPQELRLTLGSDARRDLAADLSGAFGEGGAAQWRLVGLLRDAELPAGGMRDDRQYIAPSLTLQFGADTRLTLLSQFLRTRAGVYARVFPELGTLVPTPAGTHLPATVFAEDPGFNRFDQDQAMLGYEIEHRLDERWTLSQSLRWARLDADMRNAYQTGYLDPDPADPLDPASWRVLGRTATTSREKIHSLVVDSRIQGEFVFGDWRHTLLAGLDLQRSRADQVSVFGATVPPLDLYAPVYGVDVVLDDPSVDTRTVLRQTGLYLQDQIRHGAWVLTLGARHDRAGVDTDDRLAGSSTRQRDHHTGARAGVVYRAAGGWAPYASYSSSFAPSTVVDPATGKPFDPETGRQLEAGVRFEPAGHAASYSAAVFELRRRNYVSYDLDYVPSADGEVTVRGLELEAVAEPRAGMNLTASYAFTPKADVTRSANPAEVGKQATAVPRHRLSLWADQRFTSGLKLGLGARLVGPHRGIGETAARDVPGYTLYDAMLGWDWRAWSLALNVSNLADKDVITNCSSGYCYYGSRRKASLSAAYRF, from the coding sequence ATGTCTTCGATCACCGACCGTCCCCGCCGGCCGCTGGCCAGTCTGGCCCTGGCCGCCGCGCTGGCCTGTGCGCTGCCGCTGGCGCCCACGCTGCTGCCCGCGGCGCAGGCCGCCAGCGCCGACTACGACATCCCCGCCGGGCCGCTGGAGACGGCGCTCAACCGCTTCGGCCGCGAGGCCGGCATCCTGCTGTCCTTCCCCAGCGAACTGGTCGCCGGGCGGCAGAGCCCGGGGCTGCGCGGCCGCCACGAGGTCGGCGCAGCGCTGGAGCTGCTGCTGCGCGGCACCGGGCTGCAGGCGCGCGAACAGCCGCAGGGCGGCTGGGCGCTGGTGCGGCGCGGCGCCGACGGCGCCGCCGCCGAGGCGCTGCCCGCGATCACCGCACGCGCCGCCGCCGAGACCGCCACCGGCCCGGTGCGCGGCTACGTCGCGCGCCGCAGCGCCACCGCCACCAAGACCGACACCGCGCTGCTGGACACGCCGCAGTCGGTCTCGGTCGTCGGCGCCGAACGCATCGAGGCGCTGGGCGCGACGCGCCTGGGCGAGGTGCTGGCCTACACGCCGGGCGTCGACGCCACGATCTACGGCAACGACTCGCGCTACGACTGGATCGCCGTGCGCGGCTTCGAGACCCTGACGCCGGGCTACTACCTGGACGGCCTGCAGCTGCGCAACAACGCCTGGTGGGCCGTCTGGCAGACCGAGAACTACGGCGTCGAGCGCATCGAGATCCAGCGCGGCCCGGCCTCGGTGCTGTGGGGCCAGAACGGGCCCGGCGGCATGGTCAACATGGTCAGCAAACGACCCGGCGCCGACCTGCCGCAGGAGCTGCGGCTGACGCTGGGCAGCGACGCCCGGCGCGATCTCGCGGCCGACCTCTCGGGTGCGTTCGGCGAGGGCGGTGCAGCGCAATGGCGCCTCGTCGGCCTGCTGCGCGACGCCGAACTGCCGGCCGGCGGCATGCGCGACGACCGCCAGTACATCGCACCGTCGCTGACGCTGCAGTTCGGCGCCGACACCCGGCTGACGCTGCTGTCGCAGTTCCTGCGCACGCGTGCCGGCGTCTACGCGCGTGTGTTCCCGGAGCTGGGCACGCTGGTGCCCACGCCGGCCGGCACGCACCTGCCGGCGACGGTCTTCGCCGAGGACCCCGGGTTCAACCGCTTCGACCAGGACCAGGCGATGCTCGGCTACGAGATCGAGCACCGGCTCGACGAGCGCTGGACGCTCTCGCAGAGTCTGCGCTGGGCGCGCCTGGACGCCGACATGCGCAACGCCTACCAGACCGGCTACCTAGACCCCGACCCCGCCGACCCGCTGGACCCGGCGTCCTGGCGCGTGCTCGGCCGCACGGCCACCACCAGCCGCGAGAAGATCCACTCGCTGGTGGTCGACAGCCGCATCCAGGGCGAGTTCGTGTTCGGCGACTGGCGCCACACGCTGCTCGCCGGGCTGGACCTGCAGCGCAGCCGTGCCGATCAGGTCAGCGTCTTCGGCGCCACGGTGCCGCCGCTGGATCTCTACGCCCCGGTCTACGGCGTCGACGTCGTGCTGGACGACCCGTCGGTCGACACCCGCACCGTGCTGCGCCAGACCGGCCTGTACCTGCAGGACCAGATCCGCCACGGCGCCTGGGTGCTGACGCTGGGCGCGCGCCACGACCGCGCCGGCGTCGACACCGACGACCGCCTGGCCGGCAGCTCGACACGCCAGCGCGACCACCACACCGGCGCGCGCGCCGGCGTCGTCTACCGTGCCGCCGGCGGCTGGGCACCGTACGCCAGCTACTCCAGCTCGTTCGCGCCGTCGACCGTCGTCGACCCCGCGACCGGCAAGCCCTTCGACCCCGAGACCGGGCGCCAGCTCGAAGCCGGCGTGCGCTTCGAGCCCGCCGGCCACGCCGCGAGCTACAGCGCCGCGGTCTTCGAGCTGCGCCGCCGCAACTACGTCAGCTACGACCTGGACTACGTGCCTTCGGCCGACGGCGAGGTCACGGTGCGCGGGCTGGAGCTGGAGGCGGTGGCCGAACCGCGTGCCGGCATGAACCTCACGGCGTCCTACGCCTTCACGCCCAAGGCCGACGTCACGCGCAGCGCCAACCCGGCCGAAGTCGGCAAGCAGGCGACTGCGGTGCCGCGCCACCGGCTGTCGCTGTGGGCCGACCAGCGTTTCACCTCGGGGTTGAAGCTCGGCCTGGGTGCGCGCCTCGTCGGCCCGCACCGCGGCATCGGCGAGACCGCCGCGCGCGACGTGCCCGGCTACACGCTGTACGACGCGATGCTGGGCTGGGACTGGCGCGCCTGGAGCCTGGCGCTCAACGTCTCCAATCTCGCCGACAAGGACGTCATCACCAACTGCAGCAGCGGCTACTGCTACTACGGCAGCCGGCGCAAGGCGTCTCTGAGCGCGGCCTACCGGTTCTGA
- a CDS encoding FecR domain-containing protein: MDAAEAPIPPAVARRAVAWWVDLQSEDADEALRRRWQRWLARDEVHRRAWARLEAVGARLNGRVHQGLAGVPGASALVQVALAEAAPSRRRALGAALLAVLAGGAAWELHGDPAVQARLADLGTGVGERRRLVLADGTRLALNSGSAVDLRYGTTERRLVLRRGEILVETAPDPARRPFVVQTGAGELRPLGTRFRVRDRGDQFELAVHEGAVELRPATGAARVLAAGEQARFDAAGVGPRQAADADAAAWVDGMLVASGLRLDEFLAELGRHRRGRLDCAPEVAALRVSGSYPLADVDRVLATLPAVLPVRAVWRTRWWLTLHAKT; the protein is encoded by the coding sequence ATGGACGCCGCCGAGGCGCCGATCCCGCCGGCCGTGGCGCGCCGCGCCGTCGCCTGGTGGGTCGACCTGCAGTCCGAGGACGCCGACGAGGCGCTGCGCCGGCGCTGGCAGCGCTGGCTGGCGCGCGACGAGGTCCACCGCCGCGCCTGGGCGCGGCTGGAAGCCGTCGGCGCGCGCCTGAACGGCCGCGTGCACCAGGGCCTGGCCGGCGTGCCCGGGGCGTCGGCGCTGGTGCAGGTGGCGCTTGCCGAAGCCGCGCCGTCGCGCCGGCGGGCCCTGGGTGCGGCGCTGCTGGCGGTGCTGGCCGGCGGTGCCGCCTGGGAGCTGCACGGCGACCCGGCCGTGCAGGCCCGTCTGGCCGATCTGGGCACCGGCGTCGGCGAACGCCGCCGCCTCGTGCTCGCCGACGGCACGCGGCTGGCGCTGAACAGCGGCAGCGCCGTCGACCTGCGTTATGGCACCACCGAGCGCCGCCTCGTGCTGCGCCGCGGCGAGATCCTCGTCGAGACCGCGCCCGACCCGGCGCGCCGGCCTTTCGTCGTGCAGACCGGCGCCGGCGAGCTGCGCCCGCTGGGCACACGTTTTCGTGTCCGTGATCGCGGCGACCAGTTCGAGCTCGCGGTCCACGAAGGCGCGGTCGAGCTGCGCCCGGCCACCGGCGCCGCGCGGGTGCTGGCCGCCGGCGAGCAGGCGCGTTTCGACGCCGCCGGCGTCGGCCCGCGCCAGGCGGCCGATGCCGACGCCGCGGCCTGGGTCGACGGCATGCTGGTCGCCAGCGGCCTGCGGCTGGACGAGTTCCTCGCCGAACTCGGCCGCCACCGCCGCGGCCGGCTGGACTGCGCGCCCGAGGTCGCGGCGCTGCGGGTGTCGGGCAGCTACCCGCTGGCCGACGTCGACCGCGTGCTGGCGACGTTGCCGGCGGTGCTGCCGGTGCGCGCCGTCTGGCGCACGCGCTGGTGGCTGACGCTGCACGCCAAAACCTGA
- a CDS encoding sigma-70 family RNA polymerase sigma factor has protein sequence MATDSALHPQVQTLYAEHHGWLHGWLRRRLGCGERAADLAHDTFVRLLAREEPLVLQEPRAFLTTVAQRVLGNHWRREQLERAYLEALAARPEIVAPSPEERAMLLETLLEIDRLLDGLPAVVRRAFLMAQLDGLPLAEIAAELGLSLATVKRHLQRAGARCFFALR, from the coding sequence ATGGCGACCGATTCCGCGCTCCATCCGCAGGTCCAGACGCTGTACGCCGAGCACCACGGCTGGCTGCACGGCTGGCTGCGCCGCCGCCTGGGCTGCGGCGAACGCGCCGCCGACCTGGCGCACGACACCTTCGTGCGCCTGCTAGCGCGCGAGGAGCCGCTGGTGCTGCAGGAGCCGCGTGCGTTTCTCACGACGGTGGCGCAGCGGGTGCTGGGCAACCACTGGCGGCGCGAGCAGCTCGAACGCGCCTACCTTGAGGCGCTGGCGGCGCGCCCCGAGATCGTCGCGCCGTCGCCCGAGGAGCGCGCGATGCTGCTGGAGACGCTGCTGGAGATCGACCGCCTGCTCGACGGCCTGCCCGCCGTCGTGCGCCGCGCCTTTCTGATGGCCCAGCTCGACGGCCTGCCGCTGGCCGAGATCGCCGCCGAGCTGGGGCTGTCGCTGGCGACCGTCAAACGCCATCTGCAGCGCGCCGGCGCACGCTGCTTCTTCGCCTTGCGCTGA